One region of Corvus moneduloides isolate bCorMon1 chromosome 1, bCorMon1.pri, whole genome shotgun sequence genomic DNA includes:
- the SLC6A20 gene encoding sodium- and chloride-dependent transporter XTRP3 isoform X4 produces MEKSRPLWDNPLQFIFACISYAVGLGNVWRFPYLCQMYGGGGFLIPYLVMLIAEGMPLLYLELAVGQRMRQGSIGAWKIISPYLCGVGVASVVVSFFLSMYYNVINAWAFWYLFHSFQDPLPWATCPLNSNRTGYEEECEKTSSTQYFWYRQTLNISPSLEASGSVQWEQALCLTLAWLVVYLCILRGTASTGKVVYVTASLPYCVLIIYLIRGLTLHGAVNGLIYMFTPKLEQLLNPKTWISAATQIFFSLGLGFGSLIAFASYNEPSNNCERHAIIVSLINSTTSVFASIVTFSIYGFKATFNYESCINKVILLLLNAFDLEEGSLTADNLNEMKDYLMATYPQEYAQLAPQIKNCSLEAELDTAVQGTGLAFIVYSEAIKNMEVPQLYSVLYFFMLLMLGIGSMLGNTAAILTPLTDSKVIASRFPKEVISGVVCFINCIIGLIFTMEAGNYWFDIFNDYAATLSLLLIVLVETIAVCYIYGIRRGSW; encoded by the exons GTGGCTTTTTGATCCCATACCTTGTCATGCTGATTGCCGAGGGGATGCCGCTGCTGTACTTGGAGCTGGCCGTGGGGCAGCGTATGCGGCAGGGCAGCATCGGCGCCTGGAAAATAATAAGCCCCTACCTCTGCGGTGTTG GAGTTGCCAGTGTTGTCgtctccttcttcctctccatgTACTACAACGTGATAAACGCCTGGGCCTTCTGGTACCTCTTCCACTCCTTCCAG gaccccctgccatgggccaCCTGCCCCCTCAACAGCAACCGCACGGGCTACGAGGAGGAGTGTGAGAAGACATCGTCCACGCAGTACTTCTGGTACCGGCAGACCCTGAACATCTCCCCGTCGCTGGAGGCCAGCGGGAGCGTGCAGTGGGAGCAGGCGCTGTGCCTAACGCTGGCCTGGCTCGTGGTTTACCTCTGCATCCTCCGCGGCACCGCCTCCACCGGCAAG GTCGTGTATGTGACAGCCTCTTTGCCATACTGTGTTCTCATCATATACCTCATCAGAGGATTAACACTTCACGGAGCTGTGAATGGGCTCATCTACATGTTCACACCAAAG ctggagcagctgttgaACCCCAAGACCTGGATCAGCGCTGCCACGCAGATCTTCTTCTCGCTGGGCCTTGGCTTCGGCAGCCTCATCGCCTTTGCCAGCTACAACGAGCCCAGCAACAACTGCGAGAGACACGCCATCATCGTGTCCCTCATCAACAGCACCACCTCCGTATTCGCCAGCATCGTCACCTTCTCCATCTACGGCTTCAAGGCGACCTTTAACTATGAGAGCTGCATCAACAA GgtgatcctgctgctgctgaatgctTTTGACCTGGAGGAAGGCTCTTTAACAGCAGACAATCTCAACGAGATGAAAGACTACCTCATGGCCACCTACCCGCAGGAATATGCCCAATTAGCACCACAGATTAAAAACTGCAGCTTGGAAGCTGAGCTAGACACG GCTGTCCAGGGGACGGGACTGGCATTTATAGTCTATTCGGAAGCGATCAAAAACATGGAGGTGCCCCAGCTGTACTCTGTGCTCTACTTCTTCATGCTGCTGATGCTGGGCATTGGCAGCATGCTGGGGAACACGGCTGCCATCCTCACGCCGCTGACTGACAGCAAGGTCATTGCCTCCCGCTTTCCCAAGGAGGTGATCTCAG GTGTTGTGTGTTTCATTAATTGTATAATTGGCCTGATCTTCACCATGGAGGCTGGAAATTACTGGTTTGACATTTTCAATGACTACGCAGCCACCCTCTCACTGCTGCTCATCGTGCTGGTGGAAACCATCGCCGTGTGTTACATCTATGGGATAAGGAG GGGCAGTTGGTGA
- the SLC6A20 gene encoding sodium- and chloride-dependent transporter XTRP3 isoform X1 translates to MEKSRPLWDNPLQFIFACISYAVGLGNVWRFPYLCQMYGGGGFLIPYLVMLIAEGMPLLYLELAVGQRMRQGSIGAWKIISPYLCGVGVASVVVSFFLSMYYNVINAWAFWYLFHSFQDPLPWATCPLNSNRTGYEEECEKTSSTQYFWYRQTLNISPSLEASGSVQWEQALCLTLAWLVVYLCILRGTASTGKVVYVTASLPYCVLIIYLIRGLTLHGAVNGLIYMFTPKLEQLLNPKTWISAATQIFFSLGLGFGSLIAFASYNEPSNNCERHAIIVSLINSTTSVFASIVTFSIYGFKATFNYESCINKVILLLLNAFDLEEGSLTADNLNEMKDYLMATYPQEYAQLAPQIKNCSLEAELDTAVQGTGLAFIVYSEAIKNMEVPQLYSVLYFFMLLMLGIGSMLGNTAAILTPLTDSKVIASRFPKEVISGVVCFINCIIGLIFTMEAGNYWFDIFNDYAATLSLLLIVLVETIAVCYIYGIRRFEKDLYTMIGRKPNWYWKIMWAFVSPLLIISLFIFYLTDYILTGTLQYQAWDATQGQLVTKDYPGYALAVIGLLVAASTMCIPLGALVTFIRKRLKKERVSTVA, encoded by the exons GTGGCTTTTTGATCCCATACCTTGTCATGCTGATTGCCGAGGGGATGCCGCTGCTGTACTTGGAGCTGGCCGTGGGGCAGCGTATGCGGCAGGGCAGCATCGGCGCCTGGAAAATAATAAGCCCCTACCTCTGCGGTGTTG GAGTTGCCAGTGTTGTCgtctccttcttcctctccatgTACTACAACGTGATAAACGCCTGGGCCTTCTGGTACCTCTTCCACTCCTTCCAG gaccccctgccatgggccaCCTGCCCCCTCAACAGCAACCGCACGGGCTACGAGGAGGAGTGTGAGAAGACATCGTCCACGCAGTACTTCTGGTACCGGCAGACCCTGAACATCTCCCCGTCGCTGGAGGCCAGCGGGAGCGTGCAGTGGGAGCAGGCGCTGTGCCTAACGCTGGCCTGGCTCGTGGTTTACCTCTGCATCCTCCGCGGCACCGCCTCCACCGGCAAG GTCGTGTATGTGACAGCCTCTTTGCCATACTGTGTTCTCATCATATACCTCATCAGAGGATTAACACTTCACGGAGCTGTGAATGGGCTCATCTACATGTTCACACCAAAG ctggagcagctgttgaACCCCAAGACCTGGATCAGCGCTGCCACGCAGATCTTCTTCTCGCTGGGCCTTGGCTTCGGCAGCCTCATCGCCTTTGCCAGCTACAACGAGCCCAGCAACAACTGCGAGAGACACGCCATCATCGTGTCCCTCATCAACAGCACCACCTCCGTATTCGCCAGCATCGTCACCTTCTCCATCTACGGCTTCAAGGCGACCTTTAACTATGAGAGCTGCATCAACAA GgtgatcctgctgctgctgaatgctTTTGACCTGGAGGAAGGCTCTTTAACAGCAGACAATCTCAACGAGATGAAAGACTACCTCATGGCCACCTACCCGCAGGAATATGCCCAATTAGCACCACAGATTAAAAACTGCAGCTTGGAAGCTGAGCTAGACACG GCTGTCCAGGGGACGGGACTGGCATTTATAGTCTATTCGGAAGCGATCAAAAACATGGAGGTGCCCCAGCTGTACTCTGTGCTCTACTTCTTCATGCTGCTGATGCTGGGCATTGGCAGCATGCTGGGGAACACGGCTGCCATCCTCACGCCGCTGACTGACAGCAAGGTCATTGCCTCCCGCTTTCCCAAGGAGGTGATCTCAG GTGTTGTGTGTTTCATTAATTGTATAATTGGCCTGATCTTCACCATGGAGGCTGGAAATTACTGGTTTGACATTTTCAATGACTACGCAGCCACCCTCTCACTGCTGCTCATCGTGCTGGTGGAAACCATCGCCGTGTGTTACATCTATGGGATAAGGAG ATTTGAAAAAGATCTTTACACCATGATTGGACGCAAGCCAAACTGGTATTGGAAAATTATGTGGGCTTTTGTTAGTCCACTGCTAATTATAagcctatttattttttacctcACCGACTATATCCTCACAGGAACATTGCAATACCAAGCATGGGATGCCACACAG GGGCAGTTGGTGACCAAGGATTACCCAGGCTATGCCCTGGCAGTGATCGGGCTGCTGGTGGCGGCATCCACCATGTGCATTCCTCTGGGAGCACTAGTGACTTTTATAAGGAAGAGACTGAAGAAGGAACGAGTTTCAACTGT
- the SLC6A20 gene encoding sodium- and chloride-dependent transporter XTRP3 isoform X2: MRHISRASWHVAVLQARQECTGGFLIPYLVMLIAEGMPLLYLELAVGQRMRQGSIGAWKIISPYLCGVGVASVVVSFFLSMYYNVINAWAFWYLFHSFQDPLPWATCPLNSNRTGYEEECEKTSSTQYFWYRQTLNISPSLEASGSVQWEQALCLTLAWLVVYLCILRGTASTGKVVYVTASLPYCVLIIYLIRGLTLHGAVNGLIYMFTPKLEQLLNPKTWISAATQIFFSLGLGFGSLIAFASYNEPSNNCERHAIIVSLINSTTSVFASIVTFSIYGFKATFNYESCINKVILLLLNAFDLEEGSLTADNLNEMKDYLMATYPQEYAQLAPQIKNCSLEAELDTAVQGTGLAFIVYSEAIKNMEVPQLYSVLYFFMLLMLGIGSMLGNTAAILTPLTDSKVIASRFPKEVISGVVCFINCIIGLIFTMEAGNYWFDIFNDYAATLSLLLIVLVETIAVCYIYGIRRFEKDLYTMIGRKPNWYWKIMWAFVSPLLIISLFIFYLTDYILTGTLQYQAWDATQGQLVTKDYPGYALAVIGLLVAASTMCIPLGALVTFIRKRLKKERVSTVA; encoded by the exons GTGGCTTTTTGATCCCATACCTTGTCATGCTGATTGCCGAGGGGATGCCGCTGCTGTACTTGGAGCTGGCCGTGGGGCAGCGTATGCGGCAGGGCAGCATCGGCGCCTGGAAAATAATAAGCCCCTACCTCTGCGGTGTTG GAGTTGCCAGTGTTGTCgtctccttcttcctctccatgTACTACAACGTGATAAACGCCTGGGCCTTCTGGTACCTCTTCCACTCCTTCCAG gaccccctgccatgggccaCCTGCCCCCTCAACAGCAACCGCACGGGCTACGAGGAGGAGTGTGAGAAGACATCGTCCACGCAGTACTTCTGGTACCGGCAGACCCTGAACATCTCCCCGTCGCTGGAGGCCAGCGGGAGCGTGCAGTGGGAGCAGGCGCTGTGCCTAACGCTGGCCTGGCTCGTGGTTTACCTCTGCATCCTCCGCGGCACCGCCTCCACCGGCAAG GTCGTGTATGTGACAGCCTCTTTGCCATACTGTGTTCTCATCATATACCTCATCAGAGGATTAACACTTCACGGAGCTGTGAATGGGCTCATCTACATGTTCACACCAAAG ctggagcagctgttgaACCCCAAGACCTGGATCAGCGCTGCCACGCAGATCTTCTTCTCGCTGGGCCTTGGCTTCGGCAGCCTCATCGCCTTTGCCAGCTACAACGAGCCCAGCAACAACTGCGAGAGACACGCCATCATCGTGTCCCTCATCAACAGCACCACCTCCGTATTCGCCAGCATCGTCACCTTCTCCATCTACGGCTTCAAGGCGACCTTTAACTATGAGAGCTGCATCAACAA GgtgatcctgctgctgctgaatgctTTTGACCTGGAGGAAGGCTCTTTAACAGCAGACAATCTCAACGAGATGAAAGACTACCTCATGGCCACCTACCCGCAGGAATATGCCCAATTAGCACCACAGATTAAAAACTGCAGCTTGGAAGCTGAGCTAGACACG GCTGTCCAGGGGACGGGACTGGCATTTATAGTCTATTCGGAAGCGATCAAAAACATGGAGGTGCCCCAGCTGTACTCTGTGCTCTACTTCTTCATGCTGCTGATGCTGGGCATTGGCAGCATGCTGGGGAACACGGCTGCCATCCTCACGCCGCTGACTGACAGCAAGGTCATTGCCTCCCGCTTTCCCAAGGAGGTGATCTCAG GTGTTGTGTGTTTCATTAATTGTATAATTGGCCTGATCTTCACCATGGAGGCTGGAAATTACTGGTTTGACATTTTCAATGACTACGCAGCCACCCTCTCACTGCTGCTCATCGTGCTGGTGGAAACCATCGCCGTGTGTTACATCTATGGGATAAGGAG ATTTGAAAAAGATCTTTACACCATGATTGGACGCAAGCCAAACTGGTATTGGAAAATTATGTGGGCTTTTGTTAGTCCACTGCTAATTATAagcctatttattttttacctcACCGACTATATCCTCACAGGAACATTGCAATACCAAGCATGGGATGCCACACAG GGGCAGTTGGTGACCAAGGATTACCCAGGCTATGCCCTGGCAGTGATCGGGCTGCTGGTGGCGGCATCCACCATGTGCATTCCTCTGGGAGCACTAGTGACTTTTATAAGGAAGAGACTGAAGAAGGAACGAGTTTCAACTGT
- the SLC6A20 gene encoding sodium- and chloride-dependent transporter XTRP3 isoform X3, which translates to MLIAEGMPLLYLELAVGQRMRQGSIGAWKIISPYLCGVGVASVVVSFFLSMYYNVINAWAFWYLFHSFQDPLPWATCPLNSNRTGYEEECEKTSSTQYFWYRQTLNISPSLEASGSVQWEQALCLTLAWLVVYLCILRGTASTGKVVYVTASLPYCVLIIYLIRGLTLHGAVNGLIYMFTPKLEQLLNPKTWISAATQIFFSLGLGFGSLIAFASYNEPSNNCERHAIIVSLINSTTSVFASIVTFSIYGFKATFNYESCINKVILLLLNAFDLEEGSLTADNLNEMKDYLMATYPQEYAQLAPQIKNCSLEAELDTAVQGTGLAFIVYSEAIKNMEVPQLYSVLYFFMLLMLGIGSMLGNTAAILTPLTDSKVIASRFPKEVISGVVCFINCIIGLIFTMEAGNYWFDIFNDYAATLSLLLIVLVETIAVCYIYGIRRFEKDLYTMIGRKPNWYWKIMWAFVSPLLIISLFIFYLTDYILTGTLQYQAWDATQGQLVTKDYPGYALAVIGLLVAASTMCIPLGALVTFIRKRLKKERVSTVA; encoded by the exons ATGCTGATTGCCGAGGGGATGCCGCTGCTGTACTTGGAGCTGGCCGTGGGGCAGCGTATGCGGCAGGGCAGCATCGGCGCCTGGAAAATAATAAGCCCCTACCTCTGCGGTGTTG GAGTTGCCAGTGTTGTCgtctccttcttcctctccatgTACTACAACGTGATAAACGCCTGGGCCTTCTGGTACCTCTTCCACTCCTTCCAG gaccccctgccatgggccaCCTGCCCCCTCAACAGCAACCGCACGGGCTACGAGGAGGAGTGTGAGAAGACATCGTCCACGCAGTACTTCTGGTACCGGCAGACCCTGAACATCTCCCCGTCGCTGGAGGCCAGCGGGAGCGTGCAGTGGGAGCAGGCGCTGTGCCTAACGCTGGCCTGGCTCGTGGTTTACCTCTGCATCCTCCGCGGCACCGCCTCCACCGGCAAG GTCGTGTATGTGACAGCCTCTTTGCCATACTGTGTTCTCATCATATACCTCATCAGAGGATTAACACTTCACGGAGCTGTGAATGGGCTCATCTACATGTTCACACCAAAG ctggagcagctgttgaACCCCAAGACCTGGATCAGCGCTGCCACGCAGATCTTCTTCTCGCTGGGCCTTGGCTTCGGCAGCCTCATCGCCTTTGCCAGCTACAACGAGCCCAGCAACAACTGCGAGAGACACGCCATCATCGTGTCCCTCATCAACAGCACCACCTCCGTATTCGCCAGCATCGTCACCTTCTCCATCTACGGCTTCAAGGCGACCTTTAACTATGAGAGCTGCATCAACAA GgtgatcctgctgctgctgaatgctTTTGACCTGGAGGAAGGCTCTTTAACAGCAGACAATCTCAACGAGATGAAAGACTACCTCATGGCCACCTACCCGCAGGAATATGCCCAATTAGCACCACAGATTAAAAACTGCAGCTTGGAAGCTGAGCTAGACACG GCTGTCCAGGGGACGGGACTGGCATTTATAGTCTATTCGGAAGCGATCAAAAACATGGAGGTGCCCCAGCTGTACTCTGTGCTCTACTTCTTCATGCTGCTGATGCTGGGCATTGGCAGCATGCTGGGGAACACGGCTGCCATCCTCACGCCGCTGACTGACAGCAAGGTCATTGCCTCCCGCTTTCCCAAGGAGGTGATCTCAG GTGTTGTGTGTTTCATTAATTGTATAATTGGCCTGATCTTCACCATGGAGGCTGGAAATTACTGGTTTGACATTTTCAATGACTACGCAGCCACCCTCTCACTGCTGCTCATCGTGCTGGTGGAAACCATCGCCGTGTGTTACATCTATGGGATAAGGAG ATTTGAAAAAGATCTTTACACCATGATTGGACGCAAGCCAAACTGGTATTGGAAAATTATGTGGGCTTTTGTTAGTCCACTGCTAATTATAagcctatttattttttacctcACCGACTATATCCTCACAGGAACATTGCAATACCAAGCATGGGATGCCACACAG GGGCAGTTGGTGACCAAGGATTACCCAGGCTATGCCCTGGCAGTGATCGGGCTGCTGGTGGCGGCATCCACCATGTGCATTCCTCTGGGAGCACTAGTGACTTTTATAAGGAAGAGACTGAAGAAGGAACGAGTTTCAACTGT